One genomic segment of Danio aesculapii chromosome 15, fDanAes4.1, whole genome shotgun sequence includes these proteins:
- the LOC130241758 gene encoding galectin-9-like has translation MADCQQHPFLSPSIPFIGPLLGGLQEGKTLIIIGRVLPNADKFTVDLQHATECGTDIALHFKPHFDDGPAHIVFNTFEKGSWGPEEKSACPFVKGQPFTLEIHVTKEAYKASVNGKHLADYKHRIPFTLVDTILVHQMVELDFIAYQKPVTVPYKTLISDGLQSGKDIVIHGVPKADSKRIEFNLRHRFGIAFHYQCRFEENAVVRNTFENGSWGPEERDGAVPFIPGQFFQVKISCNRDHYDVFVNGEQIHTYKHRFTKLEDIDVFEVYGQLELFYVHL, from the exons ATGGCAGACTGTCAGCAACATCCTTTTCTCAGCCCA AGCATTCCATTCATTGGTCCACTACTGGGAGGCCTGCAGGAAGGGAAGACCCTTATCATTATTGGACGGGTTTTGCCTAATGCTGACAA ATTTACTGTGGATCTCCAGCATGCTACTGAGTGCGGGACTGATATCGCTCTGCACTTTAAACCACATTTTGATGATGGACCTGCACATATTGTGTTCAACACCTTTGAGAAAGGTAGCTGGGGGCCAGAAGAAAAGTCTGCCTGTCCTTTTGTCAAAGGCCAACCGTTCACCCTTGAAATCCATGTTACCAAGGAAGCATACAAG GCAAGTGTGAACGGGAAACACTTAGCAGACTATAAACACCGTATTCCATTCACTCTTGTGGACACCATCTTAGTGCACCAAATGGTGGAGCTGGATTTTATTGCTTACCAGAAACCTGTG ACTGTCCCATACAAAACCCTGATCAGTGATGGACTGCAGTCTGGCAAAGACATTGTTATTCATGGAGTTCCTAAAGCTGACTCAAAAAG GATAGAGTTTAATCTGCGCCACAGATTTGGGATTGCGTTTCACTACCAATGCCGTTTTGAGGAGAATGCTGTTGTCCGAAATACCTTTGAGAATGGGAGTTGGGGGCCAGAAGAAAGAGATGGAGCTGTGCCTTTTATCCCTGGCCAGTTCTTTCag GTCAAAATCTCCTGCAACAGAGATCATTATGATGTGTTTGTGAATGGCGAGCAAATACACACTTACAAGCACCGCTTCACTAAACTGGAGGACATCGACGTCTTTGAAGTTTATGGGCAGCTAGAGCTGTTTTATGTGCACTTGTAA